From Candidatus Parvarchaeota archaeon:
GCTTTGGCTACAGGCTCTGGTGCTATAGCAAGCTTTATGATTCCTCAATTGACAGCTCAGTGTGCGACAATGCGGATGACTTGGTGAAGGGCAAGTGCATTGCCTACATTGCAACGAAAACGGGCGATGTCGGGATTTGCAATAAAAACAAAGTGGGGTCGTTTGAAACAGCCGCGTGCAAGGCATTGGTATCAGGGAATCAAGAGTATTGCGCCCAGGCTTCAGGGCAGCTTGAAAAGGATTACTGCTATGATTCGCTTGCAAGAAAACTTGAAGACTTGGCCCTTTGCGACAAGTTGACCAGTTACAAGTACTCTTGCGTTTCCGCAATTGCAGCCTCAAAAAAAGACATTTCAATTTGCGACGGCCTCAGATTTGGAAAAGGAGAGCTTGGAATGGATGAAAAGGCGTTTTGCATTTCAAGGGTTGCAGAGGAGACAAAAAACGAGGGAATTTGCAACATGATACAAAATGACGAAAACAAAGATACGTGTTACATGAAAGTTGCAGATGCAAAAAACGACAAGACGGTTTGCGCGCAAATCAAAAACGAAGGTGTGAGAGGATTCTGCCAGAGGACTGCGTGAGCGCGCCTGGGCTAAAAGTGTCAAAGTGCCTGCGCAAGGCTTCTTTTATGCCTTGAGGAATCAATCCTTTTATTTATTACAGAAACTGCCTTTTTCCCAAAAAGCCTTTCAGCCTGCCCCTTCTTCTTTTTTTCAAGAAGGTGCAGGATTTGGTCTATTTTATCATAGCCAAGGCCAAGCTCCTTTTGCGCCTTGTGGCCAGCCCAAAGCCTAGGGGAGGAGGGTTTGAAGGCTATCTGCCTTGGGATTCCCAGTGCAAGGGCAAGCAGGCGCACCTGCGTCTTGTAAAGCGAGCCTATTGGAAGCACGTCGCAGGCCCCATCGCCCCACTTTGTAAAGTAGCCAAGCGTTATTTCCGACTTGTCTCCAGTCCCGATTACAAGGGCACCTGACAGGTTTGCGTGCGCATAAAGCACGCCCATCCTAAGCCTGGCAAGCATGTTGCCATAGGCAACCCTTTCCTTCTTCAGGCGCGATGAGTTGTAAAGAAGGTCCAAAGCAGGCTGGAGGTCGATTGCCTTTATCTTGACTTTGAATTTTTTTGCAAGGAGCAGCGCATCTGACACATCAAGTTTTGGAGTGAACTTTGATGGCATCAAAAGCGCCAGGACGTTTTTTGGGCCAAATGCCTGCGCGCAAATGGCAAGGCAGGCTGCAGAATCCACGCCCCCTGAAAGGCCAAGAACGCAGCGGCTAACTCCGGTTTTTTTTGAATAAGCACGAAGGTTTGAGACGATTTGTGAAGCACAACTTAAGACAGAAAAAGTCAGGGGTTTGTCTAAAGTTACGGCAAACTTTGTCATTAATACCACAGCTCGGTTAGTTGGATTGCAGTAGTTTGCATTTATTTTGCATTCGACTTTATCGGGTTTTTAGTATGCCATAAGTTTTGGCATGAAAATTTTTGTAGCCTCCCCAACAGCAATGATGCCAAGCGAGATTAGGACTGCAAGACCTAGCTCAAAGGGCAGCAGTGCGACTGTCCCGAATATTGCCTGCATTGGTGGCAGATAGACTATTGCAATCTGCAAAAGGGCGCAGACGCCGGTTGCAGCAAGAAGCGACTTGTTTGAAAGCAGGTTTTTGGAAAGCGAGACTGTGCTGCTTTTGCAGTTGAGGGCATTGAAAAGCTGGAAAAACACAAAGACGGTGAAGGCCATTGTCTGCGCAGTCCTGCGTGCCTCCTCCGTTTTGGAGTTCGAGACGAGATAAAGCACGGCAAGGGTGCCAAGCGACATGAAAATGCAGCCAATGGCAATATTGTAGACAAGGTTGCGAGTGATAAAACCGGCCCCTGGCTTTGCGGGCTTGCGCTCCATTATACCAGGGTTTGCCTTCTCAACCCCCAGGGCAAGGGCAGGGGGGCCATCCATGATAATATTAACCCAAAGGGCCTGGAGCGGCAAAAGGGGAAGGCCAAGGCCGAGCAAAGGGGCGCACAGCATCGTGATTATGGCGGAAAAATTAGTGGAGAACTGGAAGCGCAGGTAATTTTTTATGTTGTCAAACAGGTTGCGGCCATAGGCAACAGCATTTACTATGGTTGCAAAGTTGTCGTCAGTCAGGACAACATCCGCCGCCTCCTTTGAAACGTCGGTGCCGCTACCCATTGAAATGCCCACATTTGCCTTTTTGATTGCTGGCGCATCGTTTACCCCGTCTCCTGTCACTGCGACAATTTCGCCGTTTTTTATGAGTGCCTGGACGATGCGGTATTTGTGTTGCGGGCTGGTCCTTGCATAGACGCAGACTTCTTTTACGACCCGTCCAAGGGCTTCATCCGACATTCCATCAAGCTCCTGCCCGCTTGTGCACTGCGAATCAGAGTGTATGAGGCCTATCTGCTTCGCAATGGCTTTTGCAGTAAGCAGGTTGTCGCCTGTAATCATGACTACCTTGATTCCCGCAGTCTGGCAGGTTTTTATTGCCTGGCTGACTTCCCGGCGCGGCGGGTCAATCATGCCAATTGTGCCGACATAGACAAGGCCGCTTTCCGCATCAGTGACCGGAAGCCGCGACTGGGGCTTTGCAGATTCCTTGTATGCAACCGAGATGAGCCTCAGGGCGTTTGCAGCCATGGTGTTGTGCGCCTGCTCTAGCGCTGCTTTCCTTGCCCCAGTAAGCTTTTCGACTCCCTTTTCAGAAAGCATGCTTGTGCACGACTCCAAGATTTTTTCAGGCGCGCCTTTGGCATAGACAAAATGCTTGCCGTCTTTCAGGCGCACGGTTGCCATGCGCTTTCGCTTTGAGTCAAATGGGAATTCGCCTTCAAAGAAAGCATCATTTTTAAGCTTGTCAACATTCAACCCTGCCTTAAGTGCGCCTACAAGAAGCGCGCTTTCTGTAGGGTCGCCAATCTGGACTGTTTCGCCCGACTGTTTTTGCACCACGCTTGCATTGTTGCACAGTGCCGCAACCTCAAATGCCTGCAGCGCAAGCTTGTGCGCTGCATTTGTATTTGGTTCTCTTGGACTCTTTGCAGCCTTCACGCCAACTGTCGTATTTTGGCCAGCAGTCTTGCCGGGCATAGAATCCATTTCAAGCAGTCCAGCACAAGTGTAAATCTGCGTTACAGTCATCCTGTTTTCCGTAAGTGTCCCTGTTTTGTCGGTGCAAATCACTGTTACTGACCCAAGCGACTCTACTGCCGGCAGCTTTCGCACCAAGGCATTTTGGCGTGCAAGCCTTTGCATTCCAATCCCAAGGGTGATTGTTATTATTGTCGGCAGGCCTTCCGGGATTGAGACAACTGCCAAGGTCACGGCTGAAATGAACATCGTTGATGCGTCAAAACCTTTGAAAACCCCGATTGCAAAATACGCCGCCACAATGAAAAGCGAGTAGAGGCCTATTTTTTCGCCAAGCTTTTCCATGTTCTTTTGAAGCGGCGTCTGCTCCTCCTCAGTGGTTTCCAGGGACTTTGCTATCTTGCCAAACTCCGTGTTAATCCCAGTGCCTGTGACTACCGCCTTGCCCCTGCCTGCAACAGTTGAAGTGCCAAAGTAAAGCATGCAGTGGCGCTCTGCAAGAGGGGTTTTTTGGCTGCAGGGCAATGTCGACTTTCTGACCGGAAGCGACTCGCCTGTAAGCGCCGACTCGTCGCAGGAAAGCTCAAAGGATTCAAACAGCCTGCAGTCAGCAGGTATTTTTGAACCCTCATCGAGGATAATTATGTCACCTGGGACAAGCAGCTGTGTTTGGATGAT
This genomic window contains:
- a CDS encoding NAD+ synthase; protein product: MTKFAVTLDKPLTFSVLSCASQIVSNLRAYSKKTGVSRCVLGLSGGVDSAACLAICAQAFGPKNVLALLMPSKFTPKLDVSDALLLAKKFKVKIKAIDLQPALDLLYNSSRLKKERVAYGNMLARLRMGVLYAHANLSGALVIGTGDKSEITLGYFTKWGDGACDVLPIGSLYKTQVRLLALALGIPRQIAFKPSSPRLWAGHKAQKELGLGYDKIDQILHLLEKKKKGQAERLFGKKAVSVINKRIDSSRHKRSLAQAL
- a CDS encoding cation-transporting P-type ATPase; amino-acid sequence: MAKKSKKIGSKAAFNSKATGQPTKMQQATSPTVPSGFQDWHSIGEKEAISKLGSSTSGLSELDSQSRLVTFGPNKLPEQKPVSPLLLFAQQFKNPMLILLGVAAAVSFFTGHAYDSIGIFFAILLSAIFGFAQEYKAAKELDALKKLSVPSARVIRSGVEKIIQTQLLVPGDIIILDEGSKIPADCRLFESFELSCDESALTGESLPVRKSTLPCSQKTPLAERHCMLYFGTSTVAGRGKAVVTGTGINTEFGKIAKSLETTEEEQTPLQKNMEKLGEKIGLYSLFIVAAYFAIGVFKGFDASTMFISAVTLAVVSIPEGLPTIITITLGIGMQRLARQNALVRKLPAVESLGSVTVICTDKTGTLTENRMTVTQIYTCAGLLEMDSMPGKTAGQNTTVGVKAAKSPREPNTNAAHKLALQAFEVAALCNNASVVQKQSGETVQIGDPTESALLVGALKAGLNVDKLKNDAFFEGEFPFDSKRKRMATVRLKDGKHFVYAKGAPEKILESCTSMLSEKGVEKLTGARKAALEQAHNTMAANALRLISVAYKESAKPQSRLPVTDAESGLVYVGTIGMIDPPRREVSQAIKTCQTAGIKVVMITGDNLLTAKAIAKQIGLIHSDSQCTSGQELDGMSDEALGRVVKEVCVYARTSPQHKYRIVQALIKNGEIVAVTGDGVNDAPAIKKANVGISMGSGTDVSKEAADVVLTDDNFATIVNAVAYGRNLFDNIKNYLRFQFSTNFSAIITMLCAPLLGLGLPLLPLQALWVNIIMDGPPALALGVEKANPGIMERKPAKPGAGFITRNLVYNIAIGCIFMSLGTLAVLYLVSNSKTEEARRTAQTMAFTVFVFFQLFNALNCKSSTVSLSKNLLSNKSLLAATGVCALLQIAIVYLPPMQAIFGTVALLPFELGLAVLISLGIIAVGEATKIFMPKLMAY